A genomic region of Acidimicrobiia bacterium contains the following coding sequences:
- a CDS encoding acyl-CoA carboxylase subunit epsilon has product MSASTPSAPSAPSAEETAAITAVMVVLDEQRRAAAAAVDGPREHLNVWVDASRRAAQRAGLQRGPWRLSGRIARRSRA; this is encoded by the coding sequence GTGAGCGCGAGCACCCCGAGCGCTCCGAGCGCTCCGAGCGCGGAGGAGACCGCGGCGATCACCGCGGTCATGGTCGTGCTCGACGAGCAGCGACGCGCGGCTGCGGCCGCGGTCGACGGGCCCCGCGAACACCTGAACGTGTGGGTCGACGCATCGCGACGCGCCGCGCAGCGGGCCGGACTGCAACGCGGCCCGTGGCGGCTGTCGGGCCGCATCGCTCGTCGCTCGCGCGCGTGA
- a CDS encoding acyl-CoA carboxylase subunit beta, whose translation CAGGAVYSPAMTDFIFMVKGTSHMFITGPDVVKTVTGEDVTQEELGGAMTHASKSGVATFVCDDEDQCLEQVRYLLSFLPSNNLEDPPFFEPSDDPDRVCDDLLELIPDSPNKPYDMTKVIRAVADDGEFFEIFPYWAGNIVCGFARIDGHVVGVVGNQPQVLAGTLDIDASEKAARFVRSCDAFNVPLITFVDVPGFLPGTDQEYGGIIRHGAKLLYAYCESTVPRVQIITRKGYGGAYVVMNSKSIGADLAFAWPSAEIAVMGPNGAVSIIFRREIEQATDPETRRAELVEEYTERFANPYNAAERGYVDDVIDPRDTRKVLVSSLRMLRTKRESLPSRKHGNGPL comes from the coding sequence GTGCGCGGGTGGCGCGGTGTACTCGCCCGCGATGACCGACTTCATCTTCATGGTGAAGGGCACGTCGCACATGTTCATCACCGGCCCCGACGTCGTGAAGACGGTCACCGGCGAGGACGTCACGCAGGAAGAGCTCGGCGGTGCGATGACGCACGCGTCGAAGTCGGGTGTCGCGACCTTCGTGTGCGACGACGAGGACCAGTGCCTCGAGCAGGTTCGCTACCTGCTGTCGTTCCTGCCGTCGAACAACCTCGAGGACCCGCCCTTCTTCGAGCCCTCCGACGATCCCGACCGCGTCTGCGACGACCTGCTCGAGCTCATCCCCGACTCGCCCAACAAGCCGTACGACATGACGAAGGTGATCCGTGCGGTCGCCGACGACGGCGAGTTCTTCGAGATCTTCCCGTATTGGGCCGGCAACATCGTGTGCGGCTTCGCGCGTATCGACGGCCACGTCGTCGGTGTCGTCGGCAACCAGCCGCAGGTGCTCGCGGGCACGCTCGACATCGACGCGTCGGAGAAGGCGGCGCGCTTCGTGCGCTCGTGCGACGCGTTCAACGTGCCGCTCATCACCTTCGTCGACGTGCCCGGCTTCCTGCCCGGCACCGACCAGGAGTACGGCGGCATCATCCGTCACGGCGCCAAGCTGCTCTACGCGTACTGCGAGTCGACCGTGCCGCGCGTGCAGATCATCACGCGCAAGGGCTACGGCGGCGCGTACGTGGTCATGAACTCGAAGTCGATCGGCGCCGACCTCGCGTTCGCGTGGCCGTCGGCCGAGATCGCGGTCATGGGCCCGAACGGCGCGGTGAGCATCATCTTCCGCCGCGAGATCGAGCAGGCGACCGACCCCGAGACCCGGCGCGCGGAGCTCGTCGAGGAGTACACCGAGCGCTTCGCGAACCCGTACAACGCGGCCGAGCGCGGCTACGTCGACGACGTGATCGACCCGCGCGACACGCGCAAGGTGCTCGTGTCGTCGCTGCGGATGCTGCGCACCAAGCGCGAAAGCCTGCCGTCGCGCAAGCACGGCAACGGCCCGCTGTGA